The sequence GTACAGCACATTTTGCATTAACAAGAGGTTGTCGCCATGTCGCGTAGACGTGTCGTAGTTACCGGGATGGGTATGCTGTCCCCGCTGGGCGTAGATGTCGCACAAAGCTGGACAGGTATTCTGGCTGGTAAAAGTGGTATCAATATGATTGAGCATATAAATGTGGACGCTTTTGCGACCCGTTTTGGTGGCTCAGTCAAAAATTTTGATATCGAACAGTACATGCCCCTCAAAGATGCACGCCGTTTAGACTTATTTATTCAATACGGTCTAGCTGCTGGTTTGCAAGCCATCCAAGATTCAGGACTCGAAGTCACTGATGCCAATCGTGAGCGTATTGGTGTGGTGATGGGATCAGGAATTGGCGGGCTAACCAATATTGAAAACACCAGCAAAACTTTATTTGAACAAGGACCGCGCCGCATATCGCCATTTTTTGTGCCGGGCTCAATCATTAATATGATTTCTGGTGTGTTATCGATTCAGCTGGGCTTGCAGGGGCCAAACTATGCAGTTGCCACAGCTTGCACAACAGGCACGCATTGCATTGGCATGGCCGCGCGTAATATTGCCTATGGTGAAGCTGATGTAATGTTGGCCGGCGGTGCCGAAATGGCCGCCTGCGGTTTGGGTCTTGGTGGATTTGCTGCGTCTCGTGCACTGTCCACGCGCAATGATAACCCGCAGGCAGCCAGCCGTCCTTGGGATGTCGATCGCGATGGCTTTGTGTTATCTGATGGAGCCGGTACTTTGGTGCTTGAAGAGCTTGAGCATGCTAAGGCTCGTGGTGCAAGCATCTATGCTGAAGTGGCAGGCTTTGGCATGAGTGCTGATGCGTATCATATGACCTCGCCGCCTGAGCAGGGTGATGGTGCAGCGCGCTGTATGACCAATGCGTTGCGTGATGCTGGGATGAATCCTGATCAAGTACAGTATGTCAATGCACACGGTACCTCGACATCGGCTGGGGATTTGGCTGAAGTGAATGCGATAAAGAGCGTTTTTGCTGAGCATGCACAGGCGTTAGCTGTGAGTTCAACCAAGTCGATGACCGGACATCTGTTGGGCGCTGCTGGTGCGGTTGAAGCGATTTTCAGTATCTTAGCGTTGCGTGATCAAGTTGCACCAGCCACTATCAATCTTGATCAGCCGAGTGAAGGCTGTGACCTAAACTTAGTGCCGCATCACGCGCAGGCGATGAAAATTGATGCAGTGCTGTCCAATTCCTTTGGTTTTGGTGGTACCAATGGTTCGCTGCTACTGCGTCGATACAGTTAGACGTGCAAGCTTGGATTAACGGTCAGCCGGCCGACTGTATTGCGCTGGCTGACCGAGGCTTGGCTTATGGCGATGGCCTATTTGAAACAATTAAAGTGCGAGAGGGTCGCGCGCTATTGTTTGAGCGGCATTTAGCTCGCTTGCAAGACGGCT comes from Pseudomonas sp. C27(2019) and encodes:
- the fabF gene encoding beta-ketoacyl-ACP synthase II; this encodes MSRRRVVVTGMGMLSPLGVDVAQSWTGILAGKSGINMIEHINVDAFATRFGGSVKNFDIEQYMPLKDARRLDLFIQYGLAAGLQAIQDSGLEVTDANRERIGVVMGSGIGGLTNIENTSKTLFEQGPRRISPFFVPGSIINMISGVLSIQLGLQGPNYAVATACTTGTHCIGMAARNIAYGEADVMLAGGAEMAACGLGLGGFAASRALSTRNDNPQAASRPWDVDRDGFVLSDGAGTLVLEELEHAKARGASIYAEVAGFGMSADAYHMTSPPEQGDGAARCMTNALRDAGMNPDQVQYVNAHGTSTSAGDLAEVNAIKSVFAEHAQALAVSSTKSMTGHLLGAAGAVEAIFSILALRDQVAPATINLDQPSEGCDLNLVPHHAQAMKIDAVLSNSFGFGGTNGSLLLRRYS